In Stigmatopora nigra isolate UIUO_SnigA chromosome 18, RoL_Snig_1.1, whole genome shotgun sequence, one genomic interval encodes:
- the LOC144212001 gene encoding protein FAM117A-like isoform X2: MSGRSGATLGPQPLKATVPYQLASKHRTKGRDGKLVKKAKAQQLSPGMRRTMSLDAIIGPYLQGHWPKEPEGSLCRKDKSTQTPNWSEKMPSRKDDGNADGGAVNHKRSASWGSAEHLEEITKIKQQLQTRGKPAVSGGLDRDRQRGSALGSCSLGTVQTQPIAIPLPPLSTLVPRLRCSVEGLNQELEGMFVCQPGHRQHQLLDVPDGHRAPFPPQSRSSGSQSDPASITPPSPSSISSSPCSSPTSASPPVAHESSLDMHKGLDLLSPTFLSEGDLLLMSSSPGPNKSYCFQREPPEGCEKVRVWEETSSPKNQKAAQVSSCPDPNKVNFTPHGGSAFYPLLPSMDLLFCSLAVSHDPPTATNASTDAC, translated from the exons ATGTCAGGCCGGAGTGGGGCGACTCTGGGCCCGCAGCCGCTTAAGGCGACCGTCCCTTACCAGCTGGCCAGCAAGCACCGAACCAAAGGAAGGGATGGCAAGTTAG TCAAGAAGGCCAAAGCGCAGCAGCTGAGTCCCGGCATGCGACGGACGATGTCACTGGACGCCATCATCGGCCCGTATCTGCAAGGCCATTGGCCCAAAGAACCGGAGGGCAGCTTGTGTCGAAAGGACAAATCCACACAG ACGCCCAATTGGTCGGAAAAAATGCCGAGCAGGAAGGACGACGGCAACGCCGACGGCGGAGCCGTCAACCACAAGCGCTCGGCATCGTGGGGCAGCGCCGAGCATCTAGAAGAA ATCACTAAAATCAAACAACAGCTGCAGACGCGAGGCAAACCTGCCGTCTCGGGGGGGCTCGACCGAGACCGCCAGCGCGGCTCTGCTCTTGGGAGTTGTAGCCTGGGAACCGTTCAG ACGCAGCCCATCGCCATACCGCTACCGCCGCTTTCGACGTTGGTGCCTCGGTTGCGTTGTAGCGTGGAAGGACTCAACCAAGAGCTGGAAGGCATGTTCGTCTGTCAACCGGGACATCGCCAGCATCAG CTTCTGGATGTTCCCGATGGTCACCGGGCGCCATTCCCACCTCAAAGCCGTAGTAGCGGATCTCAAAGCGACCCGGCGTCCATCACTCCTCCCTCGCCGTCTTCCATTTCATCTTCACCCTGCTCCTCTCCCACTTCGGCCTCGCCTCCTGTAGCTCACGAGTCCTCCCTGGACATGCACAAAG GGTTGGATCTTTTATCCCCGACGTTCCTGAGCGAGGGCGACCTTCTACTGATGTCCTCTTCGCCCGGACCAAACAAAAGCTACTGCTTCCAGAGAGAACCTCCAGAGGGTTGTGAAAAAGTCAGGGTCTGGGAGGAGACCAG CTCTCCAAAGAATCAAAAAGCAGCACAGGTCTCCTCCTGCCCCGACCCCAACAAGGTCAACTTCACCCCCCACGGTGGTTCTGCTTTCTACCCACTCTTGCCATCCATGGACCTTCTCTTCTGTAGCCTTGCCGTCAGCCACGATCCTCCCACTGCTACCAACGCTTCCACTGATGCCTGCTAA
- the ndufa4b gene encoding cytochrome c oxidase subunit NDUFA4, producing MSMLGTVAKQLKNHPALIPLFIFIGGGAAMSAMYLGRLALKNPDVCWDRKNNPEPWNKMDPTHQYKLFTINMDYSKLKKDGPDF from the exons ATGTCGATGCTCGGAACCGTCGCCAAGCAGCTCAAGAACCACCCTGCT tTGATCCCCTTGTTCATCTTTATTGGTGGTGGAGCAGCCATGAGTGCTATGTACCTTGGCAGACTTGCGTTAAAGAATCCTGACGTCTG CTGGGATCGCAAGAACAACCCCGAGCCTTGGAACAAAATGGACCCCACTCACCAGTACAAG CTTTTTACAATAAACATGGACTACTCCAAGCTGAAGAAGGATGGACCTGATTTCTAA
- the LOC144212001 gene encoding protein FAM117A-like isoform X1, whose translation MSGRSGATLGPQPLKATVPYQLASKHRTKGRDGKLVKKAKAQQLSPGMRRTMSLDAIIGPYLQGHWPKEPEGSLCRKDKSTQTPNWSEKMPSRKDDGNADGGAVNHKRSASWGSAEHLEEVESAITKIKQQLQTRGKPAVSGGLDRDRQRGSALGSCSLGTVQTQPIAIPLPPLSTLVPRLRCSVEGLNQELEGMFVCQPGHRQHQLLDVPDGHRAPFPPQSRSSGSQSDPASITPPSPSSISSSPCSSPTSASPPVAHESSLDMHKGLDLLSPTFLSEGDLLLMSSSPGPNKSYCFQREPPEGCEKVRVWEETSSPKNQKAAQVSSCPDPNKVNFTPHGGSAFYPLLPSMDLLFCSLAVSHDPPTATNASTDAC comes from the exons ATGTCAGGCCGGAGTGGGGCGACTCTGGGCCCGCAGCCGCTTAAGGCGACCGTCCCTTACCAGCTGGCCAGCAAGCACCGAACCAAAGGAAGGGATGGCAAGTTAG TCAAGAAGGCCAAAGCGCAGCAGCTGAGTCCCGGCATGCGACGGACGATGTCACTGGACGCCATCATCGGCCCGTATCTGCAAGGCCATTGGCCCAAAGAACCGGAGGGCAGCTTGTGTCGAAAGGACAAATCCACACAG ACGCCCAATTGGTCGGAAAAAATGCCGAGCAGGAAGGACGACGGCAACGCCGACGGCGGAGCCGTCAACCACAAGCGCTCGGCATCGTGGGGCAGCGCCGAGCATCTAGAAGAAGTAGAGTctgct ATCACTAAAATCAAACAACAGCTGCAGACGCGAGGCAAACCTGCCGTCTCGGGGGGGCTCGACCGAGACCGCCAGCGCGGCTCTGCTCTTGGGAGTTGTAGCCTGGGAACCGTTCAG ACGCAGCCCATCGCCATACCGCTACCGCCGCTTTCGACGTTGGTGCCTCGGTTGCGTTGTAGCGTGGAAGGACTCAACCAAGAGCTGGAAGGCATGTTCGTCTGTCAACCGGGACATCGCCAGCATCAG CTTCTGGATGTTCCCGATGGTCACCGGGCGCCATTCCCACCTCAAAGCCGTAGTAGCGGATCTCAAAGCGACCCGGCGTCCATCACTCCTCCCTCGCCGTCTTCCATTTCATCTTCACCCTGCTCCTCTCCCACTTCGGCCTCGCCTCCTGTAGCTCACGAGTCCTCCCTGGACATGCACAAAG GGTTGGATCTTTTATCCCCGACGTTCCTGAGCGAGGGCGACCTTCTACTGATGTCCTCTTCGCCCGGACCAAACAAAAGCTACTGCTTCCAGAGAGAACCTCCAGAGGGTTGTGAAAAAGTCAGGGTCTGGGAGGAGACCAG CTCTCCAAAGAATCAAAAAGCAGCACAGGTCTCCTCCTGCCCCGACCCCAACAAGGTCAACTTCACCCCCCACGGTGGTTCTGCTTTCTACCCACTCTTGCCATCCATGGACCTTCTCTTCTGTAGCCTTGCCGTCAGCCACGATCCTCCCACTGCTACCAACGCTTCCACTGATGCCTGCTAA
- the rundc3ab gene encoding RUN domain-containing protein 3A, which translates to MEPCCMAMGELSKKASTRNVAVERKNLITVCRFSVKTLLEKSTAEPIDDTSEEFTNFAAILEHILSHHFKGSGSWFDGQRSFWDFIRLACAKLPNSCISSIESMENISPSRAKGRAWIRVALMEKRLSEYIATALRDTRTTRRFYADGAIMLREEASVLTGMLIGLGAIDFSFCLKGEGLDGKIHAVVDYTPYLKFTQSYDYVSDDEDDRQSVDSGTSDDSVPEHPYVPLVSDDESWRTKCRKMEQRFKIVHAQKGYLEELVRLRESQLKNAEVENKKLMARLDEAQGQSQQEKKELETVVIELQEQLTNLIPSDSSHLAKNLTIPLVNQWPLLDSYDNQNHVKLFRRRSFPSTELLSVEMSLDSDLLLPEVKRNGGAWATEKDYTPSLMGLCGSLGSFPSCKSLSSLKSSECLVNISTENSPALSPS; encoded by the exons ATGGAGCCCTGCTGTATGGCCATGGGTGAGCTGTCGAAGAAAGCATCCACCCGGAATGTGGCGGTGGAGAGAAAAAACCTCATCACCGTGTGCAG GTTTTCAGTGAAGACCCTCTTAGAAAAATCCACAGCCGAGCCCATCGACGACACATCGGAGGAGTTTACCAATTTTGCCGCCATCTTAGAGCACATTCTCAGCCACCATTTTAAAG gtTCTGGTAGCTGGTTCGACGGCCAAAGGAGTTTCTGGGACTTCATCCGTCTGGCTTGTGCCAAACTCCCCAACAGTTGCATTAGCAGCATTGAGTCCATGGAAAACATTAGCCCCTCGCGTGCTAAA GGCCGAGCCTGGATACGAGTGGCCCTTATGGAGAAAAGGCTCTCCGAGTACATAGCCACTGCCCTACGGGACACAAGAACGACAAG GCGATTCTATGCGGATGGAGCTATCATGCTAAGGGAAGAAGCTTCTGTGCTAACTGGAATGCTAATAGGCCTCGGAGCCATTGACTTTAG TTTCTGTCTTAAGGGGGAAGGCTTGGATGGAAAAATCCACGCAGTTGTTGACTACACACCATATTTAAAGTTCACACAAAG CTATGACTACGTTagcgacgacgaggacgaccgTCAAAGCGTCGACAGCGGCACGAGCGACGACAGCGTCCCAGAACATCCTTACGTTCCCCTGGTCTCAGATGACGAGAGCTGGAGGACAAAATGTCGCAAAATGGAACAGAGGTTCAAAATTGTTCACGCTCAGAAG GGTTACTTGGAAGAACTGGTGCGCTTGCGAGAGTCCCAGCTGAAAAACGCCGAAGTGGAAAACAAGAAGCTGATGGCCCGACTGGATGAAGCTCAAGGCCAAAGTCAACAGGAGAAGAAAGAGCTGGAGACCGTCGTTATAGAGCTTCAGGAGCAATT AACCAATTTAATCCCGTCCGATAGCAGCCATTTAGCCAAGAACCTGACCATCCCGCTAGTCAACCAATGGCCTCTTCTGGACTCGTATGACAACCAGAACCACGTCAAACTCTTCCGCAG GAGGAGTTTCCCCAGCACGGAGCTACTGTCCGTGGAGATGAGTCTGGATTCGGACTTGCTTCTGCCAGAAGTCAAGCGGAATGGCGGCGCCTGGGCCACAG AAAAGGACTACACGCCTTCCCTGATGGGACTTTGTGGTTCTTTGGGCTCCTTTCCAAGCTGCAAGTCTCTCTCAAGCCTCAAATCCAGTGAATGCCTGGTCAACATCAGTACGGAAAACAGCCCTGCACTTTCTCCTAGCTAG